The Drosophila gunungcola strain Sukarami chromosome 3L unlocalized genomic scaffold, Dgunungcola_SK_2 000003F, whole genome shotgun sequence region TcatattgaaaacaataatattcTGACCGGATCGCGGAAACTTAACCGTGTTGCGGCAGTCGTCGTGCTTGGGCTGACACATCCTGGCATTGAATCCTGCCACGGCGGCCAGGTCCTCGTCCCACTGCATGGCCACCATTCGAGCGGCACGTGGCAGTGAGGAGTCCTTACCGCTGGCCAGCAAATACCGCCGCTCGTTGTGCTGCTTCAGAATAGTCTCCGCGTGTGTAGTCATGTTCACCAAAACCGTCTCCTTGGCGGCGCAGGAGCGGTATAGACTCTGTGAAAGGATTTCGGGAGTTAACTATATATAAAGTAATACAATTTACATAATAGATCGAATACGTTTTCGATTTCAATGCAAAATTAGGTATCAGATGCAAAATAAATGAGAGAATGTTAAAGGCACAAAAAGAAACTATCAGACAATTTCTCCTTAATTTCTCCTCTTTTGTAACTTTTTGAAAAGAATTTGGGTATTTGGAGGCACTGGACTGGATTTCTAAAGTTTTAGTAAAGGATTTAtattaatcttaaaaatatataaaatatatattgattaTGTATACTCTCCTTCAGGTTATATACAAGCTCTTGGCATTCATTCTTTTGGCTCATGACTCGAATAGTACTCACTTTGTAATAGCTTTCGCAAGCCACGTGGGTTTGTCCTTTGGGGCACAACTTAGGCTGGCAATAAGGACTCAGTTTGGGCGCCGTTCTCATCATTGTTTTCGTTGTCGTGGTCGCTGCCGTTGTTCTTGCAGTTGTGGTGATCACATCTTCCAGTTTCACCGAGAGCTGGGATGTGACCCCCAGCAATCGAGGTATCAGCGAAAGCAGAACAAGAGACATCTTCATGGTCGATGGCTTAATACAGACTGACTGTGCACTTAATTAGCCATGGCTCGGCCTTATAAAGCCTTgtcaagtaaaaaaaaaaacagctggcAGTTGTTTTACCCATTACGATTATCGAAATCTGTGCGCGATTTTAATTGACAATAAACAGATACTTCATAAAAATACttgaacatatatatttttttttttctgctttgatatgcttctgttttttttcacaaaaaatctgtattgtaaaaaattaaacagtatATTTTTCCAATGAATTTGTATATAAACCTGTatattttcttacatttttttttggaatcaGACGAAAACTGTTGAGAATTGTCCTTACCTGTTGGTCTTAATTTAGCAATATTACAACCAAAGAATCTTTAAATAATTcgtattaattaattaaaaaaagccaaagatttaaaaaatatattatatttttttccgtgtacagatttttgtttttagtttttcaagcGATTagagctgtttttttttttaaagcgcAGGCATCGCTGGAAGCAACCTCCAATTGCCACTGACATGGTAAAAGATTCGGCTATAGAGACGAGAAGAGAGACGGCGAAAGCGACAGCGACAAAGACAGCTACAGGCTTTGCCCATTCCCATTGTCAGTCAGTGGGCCACAAAATTGGCCGCGAAAAGTTGTAGCAAACATTCTGTTACCAAAAATGGCTGTCATCATCGTTGTCGCGTTTAACAGCTGAGTGCCTTCAGACTGGGGCTCACTTTCGTTGCCTtttacactgaaaaaaatggtGTCTTTAAGTTTGGAACCTATTTCTTCAAGAGAGGCACAAATAAATAGAGAGGTTTCCAGTATAAaccgaatttttaaaataataagtttcttaaaattatGTGTTCAGTGAATACATAAATGTTCAACATAAAGgcttataatttctttaagtCGGGACCAATTTGTATTACTTATATTTTTCGCAGTGAAGCGTATGTCAATGCCATTCGCATTAGAGCACATTAAATGCTATTTGGGGGTAACCGCACTCGCAGAGACTTTCATGAAAAGCCCAATAACTCAATATCGCTCAATTGATTACGGGCAAAGGCGCTTTTGCCGGGTTGCCAGCTGAGTCGCCTAAGTCGCTAATTGTCTGACAACTGGGGCCCAAGTTGATTTGCGTGTAATTGGCTCGACAGTGAACTTCCAGCGAACTTACGGCGTACTTAATTGGGCCAACGGACCTAAGCTCCGACTTTAAGCCATCGCTTTTTGGCCTTCAAGATGAAGGCCTGAATTATGCGAAATCGCTCATGCCACGAACTCGAATATTGGGCCGAGCGCGTGCACATGTCAAGTGGGCAACTCTGAACGTCTGTCTTGTTTAGTAGgttgtaaattttaatgcaaaagagcaacattttttgtgatttatcGCTTTGGGCTACGGGACCACGCCAGGCCAGAccaggccaggccaggccaCACAACTAACTTGTGCCGAATCCATGTGAAAAAGGCATGCATTAAACAGCAGACAAGGGGCCAGCCTCTGGCCGGAAGTCCTTCAGCCGCCAGGACTCCTCCTAGATGTGGCCAGCACGCGTGCACCTGTTGCCTCCATCTCCGCCTCCTTCGCGCCGGCCACAAAGTCAGTTGGTTTTGCGGAAATTTATGGCCCCGGACGTGGCCGAAggcaaatacaatttttttcgccCCGGACCCgtctataatttatttttaatagagaGACAACTTTCTTTGCGGGCTGGCCCATAAATTTGGCGTCTTCCGTTCGGCCAGCAATCAAAGGAAGCAGAAGTTGGGGATCAGCGGCCGAATTATGCAAGCggtttgcatttaaaatactaTTATCAGCGGGAAAGCGCCTTTGTCTTGGCTATCCTCTGTATCCTCTGTATCATCTGTATCCGGTGTGTCCTGTGGCATTGGGTCTGTGAATATCCTCTGTTATCTGGACAACACATCTGTGTGCATTTGCTAGCTTGCTGTCAGTATTTTGCAATTGAATAATCAAATTGAATGGCCACAATTGtccgtgtgcgtgtgtgtaagCCTCCGAGTTGATTTATTGGTCAGTGCAAGGCCCGACTGCGGCTTAGGACATAACTCAAAGCGAGCTACTTGGACCTCAAATATTTGCTAATGAAAATTGGGCAGGGCCAGCTGGGCAGGGGCCCTGAGGTTTAGTGGGGATCTCCAGGGCCGTGTCAAAGGATTGCCAGCCATCAATATGCGCATAAAGTTCAATATTTCCAAGCAATGCCCCGAATCCTGCTAACAATAATCCctaattttatgcaaatctCGTCAAAGTACTCGGCTCTCTCTTTTCAATCCCCGCGCTTCCCACAACTCAACAGCTTAGCTGGGAAAATCCTTCGCCCGAGACTTTTCTGAGTTGGGGGTTGGGTGtttcaaactttttaagcGCCAGCGTGGAAAACTTGTCCGTGTCTTGCATGCCGAAGGAAAATGTGTCAAACTCGCCTGGGCGGGGTAGTCCGCTCCTTTCGGTCCGTAGTcgtaaacataaaaataaaaaggaatcCGGCGCATTGCGCCTCCTTATCGCCCCGCCAGTCAACccaatttaagttaattaagcTGTTACACTTGTGATCTAACACACAAATCGCGAAACAAAACCAATGCCCGTCTGGGGACTTTCTGGGCACTCTGGGCCATCGAAGGCCGTAAACCACTTTGCCGAGGCCAAAGCCGAAGGACAGCGGCCAAAACTAGATCCTATTCATTTACATTGCGTCaactcataaaaaataaatgcccTGCTTAAAAAGACGAACTCGGAATGACCTTTATTGAAAGTGCAAAAttcgtataaataaatcatgaGGTGCTTACCGAATGAGTTTCTCTTGCAGTTCTGCTCTCTTTGAAACCAATGTGAAACAATGATAAAATAAGCACACAATTGAATTgtgatttcatttaaaattgatgTGGACAATTTTCATGTTTACTGCAAAGTTTTTTCTACCATTcaactttttataatttgcaaactttaaaattgtatatttctgGAAATCGGTATTGAGTATTTTTATATCTCTTGCTTTGGGTATTAATTTGtaacatttatatttgaaatgataatatatttatttttcttttgaaaacaaacaatagAAAATGTGCTGTTAaagttaatttgattttattttttgacatgCATAAAAGCagtttttgacaaaaaaatgtaaaatcttTGGAGCAcaatataattgttttaaatttaaaattaaacatttttcggtAGATATCACAAAATTGTATACGTAACCGGAAAccagaaagaaaataaaaccaactTGTTAAAAACGCTTAAAATAAGTTAGCTTATAAAGTGCCAGGATCACCACAACCCATTTCCCCCTAGGGTATAATTATGCCAACGTTTTATTATGTAGAAATGTGTGATTGTGTTTCCATAcaagttttttaattctttcgAGTCCGCGCATTTTTTAAAGCCGCGCagaaatatgcaaaatttGTGTATACGtttatattttcgtttttgttgcGACTCGCTGCAGCCAGCATTGCTTTGATGGTGTTGGTGAGCATTGTGTTCGCACATAAATTTTAGGCAAACACTGCcagcacacgcacacacatgctCACATGCGCTGGTTTATTTGGGTGAAGGCCAtgggcgaaaaaaaaaataaaactagaaaaaaaaaagggaaaagccAAAGGCAGCCACCACAACGGGCAAATCTCagaattaaatgcaatttagtGCAGCAAAGTGGCAACCCGcaacaacacaaaacaaactGACACAATCACATTTGGTTGCCTGGGCAGAAATGTCGAAAATGTCGAAAAATGCGAAAAAGTTTTCCCCTTTTCGAATCATGGCTGAAATACGCATTCATTTCTGGCATAACATGTCAATTTGCATTGGCAAAGGTCGGGGTGAAAAGGTAGAAATTGTGAAAAAGGCTTGAGAGTTTTGGGGAACCTTCGAGGGACAAGTAAACAGAATGCCCCAGCTTAGACGCCACTTAGGTATGCCATTAGGCCTGGTTCGAGCCATGGAAAAACATGAATAAAAAAAGGGAACCAGCAATATCGAATCCAATGCCAAGGCAAAGGTGCTGTAAGCCTGCGGATTTCTATAACAATGTTGAATTTCTGAACACGGCACTTGATGTTGTTTCCACATTTGAATGTTAAGTGGCCGCTTTGTCAGGGCTCAGTCCCAGGGATTTTGTGAACCCTTCCTGCCTCCCTGAGTAATCCTTCTCCATCCGTCTTCATCTCTATCTTTCACTGGCAATCACGGCGGAGGAAAATCGGGGAAGCAAgtacaaattgaaaatgcaaatcTTTGGCACAGCTCAAAAGTGCAAAACAAACAGCCAACTGGTTGGGCTGCAAATACAAGAAGGGAGATTCAAAGTCGAGCTGAAAGTGCATAAATTGTTGCGTACTTTGCAGCAGCGTAATAATTGCAAAGCGCTTGTAAGCACCTGGCTAAAACTTCTTGGCAAGAGTTTCGCCCTCGCTGATGAGCTGtgcaaatttgtttacttacCCAGCTCGGCGCTAATTGGCTAAATAAGATGTCTTAACATTGCCGGCTTGGGGCAATgaacattgcgtatacgccgtgGGGTGAAAAGTGAGTGGTCAGCAGGTATTAAGGATTAGGTAAATTGTTAATAACACTTTTGtgatatttaaattgctttgaaATCCGGATTATCTTAGACCTTTTCGAGAGAAATTGCATGAAGTGTCTTACTCGAATATGTTTGGGCTAAGCATACCAATAGcaaaatttaactattttctgTTTAATGTTGACATAAGCAAAGAATAAAGATTATTTTGAGCATTTCACTTGAAACATTTAATGTAAGTATAAAATCTTTGAGTTGCGAAAGTGTTTAATACTGATGAACCTCTTAATAATACATTAGACTTGCATTGGCAAATGTTGATTGACTTCATTTTGTTTGCCATGCGAAAGCCAAGCTAAAATGCTTTCAATAATATGTATACATAAGCTAAAGAGAAAATGCCCAACAATTTGCATTCGCCAGCAAAGCAGCCTGAAATCAGAAGCTTATATTTTTCAAGTGGCCGCTgtaattgtaaatttattacaGTCTGCTCCACTGAATCCTTGGCTTTTACAATGTCCGAAAACCCATGGTCTTTATTTTCTCTTAACTTCCTTTGTGGCTTTTGTGTGCGGCTACATTTTTATTGCCTCTTCATctgctttgtttgttttgccagCGACTTTAATGCCGCCTAATCTTTGCCGTTTACCGAAAACGGTGCCCCAAGGAGCGCTAGGCAAATGAATTGCATTATGATTGCCAGGCCACAAAGGATCTTGGCTGGGGAAGGCTTTGGGATGGCGCAGGGCTCTTAGCTAGGTGTTCCCCGGCAAGTGTGCACTATAAATTCCGAGAAAATATTGTCATCTTTAAGCCAAACCAACGAAAGTTTGCTCACTTGGGAGCTGACAAAAACTTTTACTGCGTTCCTGCCATTGATTTTGgacacttacaaaaaaattcgaaatgTATAATCTTTTGATTTGGTATTTGTTAAGTTTAAAACATACgattaaattaatatgtatattttattgaaaaaaatttaagcaaactaATCAAGAAGTAAATTAAACTGATTTCTTTATAAACTTACTTACTTTCTTTTAGTTTCGGTAAggttaaagtttgttttaaactaaaaaactaaaaccagCTTTATCTGAAAACAAACTAAGTACAAActattattgttttctttaactttttgCCATTTAGAACAATGTTATAAGCTTAAACTCAAGAAACGTGTAAAGTGCtcaattaataacaattaaatacattttatattgcaAACTCTTGAACTCTTAATCTGAAATtgtaaaattgaatttaaaaactttaatgcTCGTATTGACTCAATCAgaagattaaattaatttatatcgaccttatttgaaaatttaatagaaaactttaaaaggcAATAAAGAGTTCAGTAAAGCCTCAAAAATCCTTAAAGTTCGAAATGTTATATTTGTTCAGTACCTAACTTCTTAAGCTGCCGCAAATTTTGCCAGAGAATAACTCAAGGTAAGCTAGCCACAAAAAACTCAGAATAGGTGCCCCAATCCAAATGTGGGTCACCCTGAAGTGGATGAAAGTGTCGGTGGGAATTGGTTTTGGGAACCACTCGCCATATGCAGCAGCCATGCACATAACCGCCGTCGGTTATTAGCCATAGCCAGCATTGTTATGGTCAACGATTGTCGCCGTTGTTGCGGCCATGTTATCGCCGGCTGGCCGTGTTGTTTATAATGTGGCCACTGCCCACTGCCCACTGTCCACTGCTCAGAAAGGACCTGGCCCAGGAAGGCTTGCCAACTTACCAGCCTACGGCCTGCGGCAGGCTATTAGTTATTTTATGGCCCCTCGATGATATCGGCGGTGGCCCGGCAGCGGCTTCAATGCATAATTTTGCACTCAATTATAATGGCGGCCCTCGATGGGTGGCCAATTCGGGCGGTATAATGAAGTGCTCGATCTGTAACTTTGACGTCTCGAGGGCCAAGATGCCGGGGAAGAGTTTGTCATGGGAggaattataattaattacgTGCAATCAACAGATAAATCTGAAGACGACTTGGGGCTTGGCTTTAGAGTACTGAGTACAGAGTACAGTGCAGTGCAGTGCAGTACTGTACAGTACAGTACCACCTCGCAGAGTGGGTCAAGTGGGTGTCTGTTAGACTCGCCACGTATTTGGGTTAAGCTGCagcatattaaaaaacatttccacTGCTTTATTGCAAGCACCGGAAAtaatgatgacgatgatgatgatgatggggaTGTTGCATCGAAGTTGCAACTCCAAAGGCAATAGTAACTTTGGTTGATTGAAACTTTTTCGATTTCGTGCTCATAACGGACACAACTTTGTGCGGAATTAGCATAATTATTGTGCCATAAAACGGTTATTTGCCAATGGCAAAATGACTGCAAATGCTTTATCCCTTTCTGCATTTTGTAAAATGGAAATTTGTAGCGCACTGGATTGATTTGCACCGCCACCGGGATTTATTTCGAGTCCACTCCAAGTAATTTCTTGTCCGTGCATTTTGCTCTTTTAATGTTTGGCCAGGCAGAGTGCTCACAGCCATTTTATTACCCTCCCTCAGTTGGGCTAAAACTTTTTGGCTGACATATTAGAGTTGCATCCGCAAAAGCCACAGCCGCAAACTGCTAAGCAGGGAAAAAGACTTGAAAATGTCTTCCCCTCCGAATCCCTCACTTCCCCTCGAATGTTTTGTTGCAACGAGGACGACGGGCTACATTTCTTCCAACCGAAATTGTCAGTCCTGCTCTTATAAGTACATAAGCCTGGCCAGGAGCATCTGTGTCCTGCAAGCCTGCCACTACATGTGTGCAAGGGTGTTTGTGCACTGGGAAAAACATTGCCTAAAAATTGTTTCTGACTCATACTCATTATCGacattattatttgaaaactaTAGATAATTTTTAgcagaaattattttttctagaAAAATGTTGGGCAAATTTTACTCAAACTCATTACacacttatttaatttttcctatAAATTTTATGGGCTTAAATGGCTTTTTTcacatttagttttttatgttcattttgaaaaatgaatttactcgatttaaaattgatttttgtaaaattttttaaaatctatcttataaaacaaaaatacctAAAATGAGTAATTCGTGATATGGGTGTAGTTCAATTGGCAAAAAATATTGAGAACTCAATAACCTTGGATAAGTCCAATTTTCTACTACGGaccattaaaaattgttttgtgcAGTGCTGACAAGTCGCTCGCTTTCATTCCCATAGATTTTAGCGCATCCGTCTGGCCCCTTTTTTATAGGATTGGGACATGGACTGCCGTACAAGTGTCTGCGGCCAGTTGGGACACTTTTATTGCGCAGCATGCGACCAGAAGATAGTTTGCGGTGGATTTGGTGGCCGAGTGGTGCCGAAAAGGGATGTGGGTCTGCCATGGCAATGGAGACACTTTAATGGACTTAGGGCGGGGGGCCAGAGCCAGAGGCCAGTCGTTTTGCGTATGACCGAAAtggccaaaaaccaaaacacaaGAAACCCCTAGACCATGTGCTGAATAGTTAAGCATGCGGGCCAAGTGGAATGCGAGATGAATATCCGTTGGATGGTGTGTGGGTGgtagtggaagtggaagtgggagGTAATGCTGGCGCGAGTCACATAAATGTCGCTCACAGCTTGACCTTGAGCCACCGAGAGTCATCCGGATTTGTAGCTCCGAGTGGCTACTAGTCCGGCCTCTTGACAATCCGATTGCCAAGCAGGGAAGCGCCGGAATCCATCAGCCAACCATAAACTATGGGCGAGACCCTGCAGACAAGTGATGGATAAATGTTGGCAAATAAAGAAATAGTTAAGCTTGCGGGCGAAAACAGAAGGGAATGGCGAATGGACTCGACCACTCGACTTGGCTGAGATGGCGTAGTAAAACTGGCAAAACTGGAAATGTAAATTGAATCACTTCAAGCAATTTCCCGGATAATGCAAAACAGTTTTAATCGTACTAAAATACATCGAATATCGTAAGAGCTTGCCttaacaaatacatttttgttggcAAAATGTAATAGGTCAGTAAAAGCAAATGAAATAATTGTAAGTAATTACTTCCTTAAACCAAAATCATGTTCTCAATGCCATGTTAAGGTACTTGTTTGTAAGCTGTCAGAGAAATGTGCTTTCTGAATGCAGCATTAATTACGATCCACAAATCAGTACAGTGTGTGTTATTTGATGAACCATTAGGAAATTAAAACTGACAAgccataaaacaaatttggcaaattttcacaatttggctttgcacaaattttaactagaaaaaagttttcagtTTGATTAGCTCATAAATCAAATAAGTTTTACAaactgctttttaatttaacttcttTTAAAAAGAGATTAAGAGATTggaattaaatatatgtatccTTGTAATtgaaaagataaatattttagccagacaataatttattacaaaatagtTTCAATTGCACAACTTAGCCATCATTATTTATACAAAGCGCTAGCACACTAGGTAATGAAGGCTATCAAGAGCAGGTCGTTTTGCCGCACCTATGATTATATTCAACGCCACACAGTCAACCGTTTAATAGCGTTTCCAGCCTTAAAGCCGTATCAAATGTGCCCGGACACGCCCTCCgtccaccgcccaccgcccaccgctcTCCGACCTTCGCCCCTTGAAAGGACCTCAAGGACACAGAAAGAGCCAGGAAAATGGCAAATGAAAGAGCCGGACGGATTTCTtcggtggcagtggcagttgcAGATGCAACTTGCCATTTGCCACTTGCCGTTCGGTGGGGCAAAAATCTCTGGCGCATGTTTTAAGCTAAACGACttggatttaaaaataaattgaggTCAGCTAAGAGACAGTGTGGAATGCTGATTTCGTTGCTGCCGGCAATTGCTGGCAATTGTTCCCTGACTGTTTTCGCTTTTAGTGCAGTTGGCCGGAATCGTAAAGCGAAATTCGGCGTACATAATGGTAATTGCGTGTTTTTTTCCACTCTAATTACGAGTTATATGCCCTCCTCGCACACTCTGGCACAATGGCACGCATTCGCATGGAGAAGGCGGCCCAAGAAATGCCAACCTAAATTTCCGGGCCCCGACGCAGTCGTCGTCGCACTGGCATAAAAATGggaattaaaagaaaaaatgcatataaagtgttgcatttgcagttgctgctgccgtaGCTCCTTGTTCCCCAGCCCCTTTTCACACTCTACGCGACCCTTCTCTgctaattaaaaacagcacATAGTGCCATTAAAGCCAAAAGTTCA contains the following coding sequences:
- the LOC128258411 gene encoding antigen 5 like allergen Cul n 1-like, yielding MKMSLVLLSLIPRLLGVTSQLSVKLEDVITTTARTTAATTTTKTMMRTAPKLSPYCQPKLCPKGQTHVACESYYKSLYRSCAAKETVLVNMTTHAETILKQHNERRYLLASGKDSSLPRAARMVAMQWDEDLAAVAGFNARMCQPKHDDCRNTVKFPRSGQNIIVFNMTRRVDKELMEKLYPKLLSIAVKTWWTESQKMSAGNMELYPCDEKKQEAYRHFAVMAIEGNSHVGCAGLRYVLGNLTQFKLTCNYARAPVCGQPIYRFQHVGCQTGRNKKHSSLCSPMELFR